Proteins co-encoded in one Pseudorhizobium banfieldiae genomic window:
- a CDS encoding PLP-dependent aminotransferase family protein produces MVQEAIRMDVSSTANGGQTARAVSAIRQRISARALSPGARLPSIRSFARTMGVSTSTVVEAYERLVAEGLIQSRPGSGFYVTRVPQPLALAEIGPRLERAVDPFWVSRQSLEAAADALKPGCGWLPASWMPEAELRKALRQFARAEAGHLVDYGTPLGHPLLRQLLSLRMSEQGVVAPADQILLTESGTQAIDMLCRLLVEPGDTVLVDDPCYFNFLALLRAHRVKIVGVPWTPSGPDLAAFAAALGEHRPRLYITNSGLHNPTGAMLSPATAHRLLALSGEAGLTIIEDDIFGDFCEGPAPRLAALDGLDRVIQIGSFSKTLTAAARCGYIAARPEWIEPLSDLKIATTFGGNPVSADLVYAILRDGSYRRHLNGLRDRLARARGDVASRLRALEIHPWIDPRGGIFLWCELPDGLDGAEIARRALAEDVVLAPGNVFSVTQSCATFMRFNVAQCTDERVFAVLKRVIAAATV; encoded by the coding sequence ATGGTGCAAGAGGCAATACGGATGGATGTTTCCTCAACGGCAAACGGGGGGCAGACGGCGCGGGCCGTGTCCGCGATCCGCCAGCGCATCTCGGCGCGGGCACTGTCTCCCGGCGCGAGGTTGCCGTCGATCCGCAGCTTCGCACGAACCATGGGCGTTTCCACCTCCACGGTCGTGGAGGCCTATGAGCGGCTGGTGGCCGAGGGGCTCATCCAGTCGCGGCCGGGTTCGGGATTCTATGTGACTCGGGTACCGCAGCCGCTTGCGCTGGCGGAGATCGGTCCACGCCTGGAGCGGGCGGTGGATCCCTTCTGGGTCTCCAGGCAATCGCTGGAGGCGGCAGCTGACGCGCTGAAGCCCGGCTGCGGCTGGTTGCCTGCGTCCTGGATGCCAGAAGCGGAACTGCGCAAGGCGCTGCGACAGTTCGCGCGCGCCGAGGCCGGCCATCTGGTGGACTACGGCACGCCGTTGGGGCATCCGTTGCTGCGCCAGCTTCTGTCGCTGAGGATGAGCGAGCAGGGCGTGGTGGCGCCGGCGGACCAGATCCTGCTGACGGAAAGTGGCACGCAGGCGATCGACATGCTTTGCCGGCTGCTCGTCGAGCCGGGTGACACGGTTCTGGTCGACGATCCGTGCTATTTCAACTTCCTGGCCCTGCTGCGCGCCCATCGGGTCAAGATCGTCGGCGTGCCATGGACGCCGTCGGGGCCCGACCTGGCGGCATTCGCGGCGGCACTCGGCGAGCATCGTCCGCGGCTCTACATCACCAATTCCGGCCTTCACAACCCGACCGGCGCCATGCTCTCACCGGCGACCGCGCACCGGCTGCTTGCGCTGTCTGGGGAGGCGGGGCTGACGATCATCGAAGACGATATCTTCGGCGATTTCTGCGAGGGACCCGCGCCGCGGCTGGCCGCGCTCGACGGTCTCGACCGGGTGATCCAGATCGGCAGCTTCTCGAAGACGCTGACGGCAGCGGCGCGCTGCGGCTATATTGCCGCGCGACCGGAATGGATCGAGCCTCTTTCAGACCTGAAGATTGCGACGACCTTCGGTGGCAATCCGGTTTCCGCCGATCTGGTCTACGCGATCCTGCGCGACGGCAGTTACCGGCGCCATCTGAATGGACTTCGCGACCGGCTGGCCCGTGCCAGGGGAGACGTGGCGTCAAGGCTTCGGGCGCTCGAAATCCACCCGTGGATCGACCCCCGGGGCGGAATCTTCCTCTGGTGCGAGCTACCTGACGGACTGGATGGCGCAGAGATCGCGCGGCGGGCACTGGCGGAGGATGTGGTGCTGGCGCCGGGCAACGTTTTCAGCGTCACCCAATCCTGTGCGACCTTCATGCGCTTCAATGTGGCGCAGTGTACGGATGAGCGCGTCTTTGCGGTGCTGAAGCGGGTAATAGCCGCTGCGACGGTCTGA
- a CDS encoding putative bifunctional diguanylate cyclase/phosphodiesterase, with product MLESQEAGGTATTIASEIRIAQARAVLHSLTISIWANSFIALTTAAILWLHQPSDALIYWLSAVCGLNLARVFASVIIHRNDGAVRHTELTLRFLSGAAFVSGCLWAFVPFLGLAVEGDRAHAYVIFIIAGICAGSIIQSTAYSRVAILFGAPQMLAAVTSLLMTGSLIAVVVSVDVLLLMVMMFRSSLISEKNFIASHGDRLKAVSLARSLSKANAEIRHTNQQLEILASRDALTGLGNRAAFNLGLAEVLDRSRRDDSPVALMIIDLDGFKSINDTMGHSVGDAVLVELARRLQETARDRDLVVRLGGDEFAVVLEGPDAFARARAAATGFMARVAETIVVDDREVTTGTSIGLALFPDHARLPHELFACADIALYAAKDRGRRRICIFDPEMKWQLDRQRQLEIDVQAALAAGEIKVFFQPQVGLADGSVTGFEALIRWTHPSLGPVAPPEIVRAARAAHASEALTRHVAMASAKLVGDLPSMGLGGLSVAINVSPGEFSAYSLSSTLREVVELFGIDPSCFEVEITEEAMLDTVAAGAELGRLEQMGFRIAVDDFGMGHSSLAYLMDLKVDRLKIDRNFVSGIAKSRPNQALVSALVGMGHALSIDIVVEGVETAEDAEVLRMLGCRFGQGYLYGRPMPQDTLRTWIDNHAGNVRSIAAEA from the coding sequence ATGCTGGAATCGCAGGAAGCAGGCGGAACCGCCACAACCATCGCGTCCGAAATCCGCATTGCGCAGGCCCGTGCCGTTCTTCACTCCCTGACGATCTCCATCTGGGCGAACAGCTTCATCGCACTGACGACGGCCGCCATCCTGTGGCTTCACCAGCCATCAGATGCGTTGATCTACTGGCTATCGGCTGTCTGCGGACTGAACCTCGCACGTGTCTTTGCATCCGTGATCATCCATCGCAATGACGGAGCAGTTCGTCACACTGAGCTGACCCTTCGGTTCCTGAGCGGCGCAGCCTTCGTCAGCGGATGTCTCTGGGCCTTCGTTCCCTTCCTTGGACTTGCAGTCGAAGGGGACCGGGCGCATGCCTACGTCATCTTCATCATTGCCGGTATCTGCGCCGGCTCGATCATCCAGAGCACCGCCTATTCCAGAGTCGCCATCCTGTTCGGCGCGCCGCAGATGCTTGCCGCAGTCACATCGCTACTGATGACCGGCTCGTTGATCGCCGTCGTGGTGTCGGTCGATGTTCTCTTGCTGATGGTAATGATGTTCCGCAGCAGCCTTATCAGCGAGAAGAACTTCATCGCCAGCCACGGCGACCGCCTGAAGGCAGTGTCGCTGGCGCGCTCGCTGTCGAAGGCCAATGCGGAGATCCGGCACACGAACCAGCAACTGGAGATACTCGCGAGCCGCGACGCGCTGACCGGCCTTGGCAATCGTGCCGCCTTCAACCTCGGTCTCGCCGAGGTTCTGGATCGCAGTCGGCGCGACGACAGCCCGGTGGCGCTGATGATCATCGACCTAGACGGCTTCAAGTCCATCAACGACACGATGGGACACTCCGTCGGCGACGCCGTACTGGTGGAACTTGCGCGGCGGCTTCAGGAGACGGCCCGTGACCGAGATCTGGTGGTCCGCCTTGGAGGTGACGAGTTCGCCGTCGTACTGGAAGGACCGGACGCATTTGCGCGAGCCCGTGCGGCGGCGACAGGCTTCATGGCCCGTGTTGCCGAGACAATCGTAGTCGACGATCGCGAGGTCACGACCGGCACCAGCATCGGGCTCGCACTCTTCCCCGATCATGCCCGCCTGCCGCACGAACTCTTCGCCTGTGCCGATATCGCGCTCTATGCCGCCAAGGACCGGGGCCGCCGGCGCATCTGCATCTTCGACCCAGAGATGAAGTGGCAGCTTGACCGCCAGCGGCAGCTGGAAATCGACGTCCAGGCGGCGCTCGCGGCTGGGGAGATCAAGGTCTTCTTCCAGCCGCAGGTCGGCCTCGCCGATGGCAGCGTCACCGGTTTCGAAGCGCTTATCCGCTGGACCCATCCCTCGCTCGGCCCGGTGGCGCCACCGGAGATCGTCCGTGCCGCGCGCGCGGCCCATGCGTCCGAGGCCCTCACGCGGCATGTTGCCATGGCCTCTGCAAAGCTCGTGGGCGATCTGCCCTCGATGGGCCTTGGCGGCCTCTCAGTCGCTATCAACGTGTCGCCGGGCGAATTTTCCGCCTATTCGCTCTCCAGTACATTGCGCGAGGTCGTCGAACTCTTCGGCATCGACCCGTCATGCTTCGAGGTCGAGATCACCGAGGAGGCCATGCTCGATACGGTCGCCGCCGGCGCCGAGCTCGGGCGTCTCGAGCAGATGGGTTTCCGCATCGCCGTAGACGATTTCGGCATGGGCCATTCCTCGCTCGCCTACCTGATGGACCTGAAGGTCGACCGACTGAAGATCGACCGCAATTTCGTCAGCGGCATTGCCAAGAGCCGCCCGAACCAGGCCCTTGTCTCGGCACTGGTCGGCATGGGCCACGCGCTGTCGATCGACATCGTCGTCGAGGGGGTCGAGACGGCGGAGGATGCCGAGGTCCTGCGCATGCTTGGCTGCCGCTTCGGCCAGGGCTACCTGTATGGCCGCCCCATGCCGCAGGATACGCTCCGGACTTGGATAGACAACCATGCCGGCAACGTCAGGTCCATTGCCGCGGAAGCCTGA
- a CDS encoding GMC family oxidoreductase codes for MYDYIIVGAGSAGCVLANRLTRDPDRRICLIEAGPPDTSPFIHMPLGLAALARIRSINWGYSTEPEAELGGRRLYWPRGRTLGGSSSINAMIYMRGHPQDYEGWATHAGDEWGWESVRRLFLQMERNASITDDHHGTEGELCVSDLRHVNPLSRAFVEAGVQLGYPRNADFNGASQEGFGLYQVTQRDGRRFSSARAFLEPISHRPNLELRTGAQVQRVLIEDRRAIGVSLADEVLRLKAGGEVILCGGAINSPQLLMLSGIGNGEDLAGLGIEVVHHLPAVGENLQDHLDITAMASAKGRDAIGLSLGGLPRLWKAWRAYRRGEGELTSNVAEGGGFVRSDPSRDRPNLQFHFIPAYMRDHGRQVSFGYGFTLHVCDLLPKSRGRIRLASADPAAAAAIEANYLSHPDDAGTLLAGLKIARRLLAAPAFAPYRRAEVLPGEEIESDDELLAFIRGRAETIYHPVGTCRMGRDDGSVVDPRLRVRGVQGLRVADASVMPTLIAGNTNAPVMMIAENLAGMMRRN; via the coding sequence ATGTACGACTATATCATCGTGGGTGCGGGCTCGGCCGGCTGCGTGCTCGCCAACCGCCTAACCCGGGATCCGGACAGGCGCATCTGCTTGATCGAGGCAGGACCTCCCGATACGAGCCCGTTCATCCACATGCCTCTCGGCCTCGCGGCGCTTGCCCGTATTCGCTCGATCAACTGGGGCTATTCGACCGAACCGGAAGCGGAACTTGGAGGGCGACGGCTCTACTGGCCGCGCGGGCGCACGCTCGGCGGTTCGAGCTCCATCAATGCGATGATCTACATGCGCGGCCACCCGCAAGATTACGAGGGGTGGGCGACGCATGCTGGCGACGAGTGGGGATGGGAGAGTGTGCGCCGGCTGTTTCTCCAGATGGAGCGCAATGCGTCGATCACCGACGACCACCACGGCACCGAAGGCGAACTCTGCGTCAGCGACTTGCGACACGTCAATCCGCTCAGCCGCGCCTTCGTCGAGGCGGGCGTGCAGCTCGGATATCCCCGCAACGCCGATTTTAACGGAGCGAGCCAGGAGGGCTTCGGCCTCTACCAGGTGACCCAGCGCGACGGCCGGCGGTTCAGTTCCGCACGGGCCTTCCTTGAACCGATCAGCCACAGGCCAAACCTCGAACTTCGCACCGGGGCGCAGGTGCAGAGGGTCTTGATCGAAGACCGGCGCGCCATCGGTGTCTCGCTGGCCGACGAGGTGCTGAGACTGAAAGCCGGCGGCGAGGTGATCCTCTGCGGCGGTGCCATCAACTCGCCGCAGCTGCTCATGCTCTCAGGCATCGGCAACGGCGAAGACCTCGCCGGACTTGGAATAGAGGTTGTCCATCACCTGCCGGCGGTCGGGGAGAACCTGCAGGACCATCTCGACATCACGGCAATGGCGAGCGCAAAGGGCCGCGACGCTATAGGGCTCAGCCTCGGCGGACTGCCGCGGCTTTGGAAAGCCTGGCGTGCTTATCGCCGGGGAGAGGGGGAACTGACGAGCAATGTCGCCGAAGGTGGCGGCTTCGTGCGCAGCGATCCGTCCCGTGACCGGCCGAACCTGCAGTTCCATTTCATTCCGGCCTATATGCGCGACCATGGCCGGCAGGTCTCGTTCGGCTACGGCTTTACCCTGCATGTTTGCGATCTTCTGCCGAAGAGCCGCGGCCGCATCCGGCTTGCCTCCGCCGATCCGGCGGCTGCCGCTGCGATCGAAGCCAACTATCTCTCTCATCCGGACGATGCCGGGACGCTGCTGGCAGGCCTGAAGATCGCCCGCCGACTGTTGGCGGCGCCCGCATTCGCTCCTTACCGCCGGGCCGAGGTGCTGCCGGGCGAGGAGATCGAGTCGGACGATGAGTTGCTCGCATTCATCCGCGGGCGCGCCGAGACGATCTATCACCCGGTCGGCACCTGCCGCATGGGAAGGGACGACGGTTCCGTGGTTGATCCGCGATTGCGGGTCAGAGGCGTGCAAGGACTGCGCGTAGCGGATGCATCGGTCATGCCGACGCTGATCGCCGGCAACACGAACGCACCGGTAATGATGATCGCCGAGAACCTGGCGGGTATGATGCGGCGAAACTGA
- a CDS encoding acyl-CoA thioesterase, producing MNHGSRPTGELTLRTLAMPADANAAGDIFGGWVMSQMDLASGIRAAERARGRVVTAAVKEMAFQLPVKIGDTLNVYTEITRVGRSSITLQVEAWAHRARHRILEKVTAGTFIMVALDESGHPVPVPPEEEQPAAN from the coding sequence ATGAACCACGGCTCCCGCCCCACCGGCGAACTCACTCTGCGGACCCTGGCAATGCCCGCCGACGCCAACGCCGCGGGCGACATCTTCGGCGGTTGGGTGATGTCGCAGATGGACCTTGCGAGTGGAATCAGGGCAGCCGAGCGCGCCCGCGGCCGCGTAGTCACCGCGGCGGTCAAGGAAATGGCCTTCCAGTTGCCGGTGAAGATCGGTGACACCCTTAATGTCTACACCGAAATTACCCGCGTCGGCCGCAGCTCGATCACGCTGCAGGTCGAGGCCTGGGCGCATCGGGCCCGCCATCGTATCCTGGAGAAGGTCACCGCAGGCACCTTCATCATGGTGGCGCTGGATGAGAGCGGGCACCCCGTCCCGGTGCCGCCCGAGGAAGAGCAGCCAGCCGCCAACTGA
- a CDS encoding methyl-accepting chemotaxis protein: MQRLTISARMYCLIALSLAILAGALTFSLFQSYSSMERERKAGLAYMNDIAMSVLKQYHAMEISGEMNREQAQAGAMEAIGAMRYGDGSGYFWINDMRPFMVMHPINAKLNGADLSQNKDPNGKHLFVEFVNTVKASGHGFVDYYWPKPGLEEPVEKYSHVIGFEPWGWIVGTGVYVDDLHAMFQENLITYAMIFSVCAVILIGGAFYVIRSVTVPLGQVQGVLQHIADGEANVTVPHTQQKNEIGSMARALVVLRDAVEERLALQARESEQQRALSEERSTNERALASASERQARAMAELGRALSDLARGDLSVSVADLGADYATIREDFNQAVSSLRQTVQAITETSHVVRDSASDISGATNNLSRRTEQQAASLEETAAALDEITATVKTASERANEARTMVAETKDSAGRSGEIVRNAVDAMGRIEDSSSRINQIISVIDEIAFQTNLLALNAGVEAARAGEAGRGFAVVAQEVRELAQRSANAAKEIKTLISNSAREVENGVSLVRSTGDALVEIAQLVERVNSHVETIATASREQATALQEINSSVNNMDQMTQQNAAMVEETTAASQTLAEQSLHLQSLLSAFRLEHGHGGYGSGQTTRAA, translated from the coding sequence ATGCAGCGTCTTACCATCTCTGCGCGCATGTACTGTCTCATCGCGCTTTCTCTCGCGATCCTGGCTGGCGCGCTAACGTTCAGTCTGTTCCAGAGCTACTCGTCGATGGAGAGGGAGCGCAAGGCAGGTCTTGCCTATATGAACGACATCGCGATGAGCGTGCTCAAGCAGTACCACGCGATGGAGATCTCTGGCGAGATGAACCGCGAGCAGGCACAGGCGGGCGCCATGGAGGCGATCGGTGCCATGCGCTACGGCGACGGCAGCGGCTACTTCTGGATCAACGACATGCGTCCCTTCATGGTCATGCATCCGATCAACGCCAAGTTGAACGGCGCCGACCTGTCGCAGAACAAGGACCCGAACGGCAAGCACCTGTTCGTCGAGTTCGTCAACACGGTCAAAGCGAGCGGCCATGGCTTCGTCGACTACTACTGGCCGAAGCCGGGCCTCGAAGAGCCGGTCGAGAAGTATTCGCACGTCATAGGCTTCGAACCCTGGGGCTGGATCGTCGGCACCGGCGTCTACGTCGACGACCTGCACGCGATGTTCCAGGAGAACCTCATCACCTACGCCATGATCTTCTCGGTCTGTGCCGTAATTCTGATCGGCGGCGCCTTCTACGTCATCCGCAGCGTCACCGTCCCGCTGGGCCAGGTACAGGGCGTGCTTCAGCATATCGCTGACGGGGAGGCGAACGTGACCGTTCCCCACACCCAGCAGAAGAACGAGATCGGAAGCATGGCCCGGGCGCTGGTCGTCCTGCGCGATGCGGTCGAGGAGCGGCTTGCCCTCCAGGCCCGTGAGAGTGAGCAGCAACGCGCCCTTTCCGAGGAACGGTCCACCAACGAGCGGGCGCTCGCCTCCGCCTCCGAGCGGCAGGCCCGCGCCATGGCTGAGCTCGGTCGCGCGCTTTCGGACCTGGCGCGGGGCGATCTGTCGGTGAGCGTCGCCGACCTCGGTGCCGACTACGCGACGATCCGCGAGGACTTCAATCAGGCGGTGAGCTCGTTGCGCCAGACCGTTCAGGCGATCACCGAGACGAGCCATGTCGTCCGCGACAGCGCGTCCGACATCAGCGGCGCCACGAACAACCTGTCGCGCCGTACCGAGCAGCAGGCAGCCTCCCTGGAGGAAACCGCAGCGGCTCTCGACGAGATCACCGCGACGGTCAAGACGGCTTCGGAGCGCGCCAACGAGGCTCGGACCATGGTTGCCGAAACCAAGGACAGCGCCGGCCGCTCCGGCGAGATCGTCCGCAACGCAGTCGATGCAATGGGCCGGATCGAGGATTCTTCCAGCCGCATCAACCAGATCATCTCGGTCATCGACGAGATCGCGTTCCAGACGAACCTGCTGGCGCTGAACGCCGGTGTCGAGGCAGCGCGCGCTGGTGAAGCCGGCCGTGGGTTTGCCGTCGTCGCCCAGGAAGTGCGTGAACTGGCGCAGCGTTCCGCGAACGCGGCGAAGGAGATCAAGACGCTGATCAGCAATTCGGCGCGCGAAGTCGAGAACGGCGTGTCGCTCGTTCGCTCCACCGGCGACGCCCTGGTCGAGATCGCGCAACTGGTCGAGCGGGTCAATTCGCATGTGGAGACGATCGCGACGGCGTCCCGTGAGCAGGCAACTGCGCTGCAGGAGATCAACTCCTCGGTCAACAACATGGACCAGATGACGCAGCAGAACGCCGCAATGGTCGAAGAGACGACCGCTGCCAGCCAGACGCTGGCGGAGCAGAGCCTGCATCTGCAAAGCCTGCTCTCCGCCTTCCGCCTCGAGCATGGCCACGGCGGCTACGGCTCGGGCCAGACGACGCGCGCTGCCTGA
- a CDS encoding NAD(P)H-dependent oxidoreductase: MMAKILIVQGHPDGAERHLCHALADAYAEGAQEGGHSVSRLELARMDIPFLTSQKEQEGGVVGPAIREAQDMIRAADHILFVFPLWLGEMPALLKAFFEQVARPGFAYDLGGSPLRSGLLRGKSARIVITMGMPAFVYRLYYGSHSLKAMKIGILRFVGIAPIRSTLIGMVGSKRFDGGSWLDKMLRLGRMAR, encoded by the coding sequence ATGATGGCGAAGATCCTGATCGTCCAGGGGCATCCGGATGGCGCCGAGCGCCATCTCTGCCATGCGTTGGCGGATGCCTATGCCGAAGGGGCGCAAGAAGGCGGCCACAGCGTTTCGCGGCTGGAGCTCGCGCGCATGGACATACCCTTCCTGACGTCGCAGAAGGAGCAGGAAGGGGGTGTCGTCGGGCCGGCGATCCGGGAGGCGCAGGATATGATACGGGCCGCCGACCACATCCTATTCGTCTTCCCGCTCTGGCTCGGCGAGATGCCGGCCCTCCTCAAGGCATTCTTCGAGCAGGTTGCGCGCCCGGGCTTCGCGTATGATCTCGGTGGGTCGCCGCTGAGGAGCGGCCTGCTTCGCGGCAAGTCGGCGCGGATCGTCATTACCATGGGGATGCCGGCGTTTGTCTACCGGCTCTACTATGGCAGCCATAGCCTCAAAGCGATGAAGATCGGGATCCTCCGGTTCGTGGGGATCGCACCCATACGGTCGACCCTGATCGGCATGGTTGGCTCGAAGCGCTTCGACGGCGGATCCTGGCTGGACAAGATGTTACGGCTCGGGAGAATGGCCAGGTAG
- a CDS encoding extensin family protein gives MAYASLSRQVLASLMITTMLVSCSAEGLMPPASIDGETRVSSIGPMSEPTSARQPYQAPVAPVSQVSGGYGEPYAADARAQSYPIQQAPAAQYSSLPMIDSDEALGLQSAGSPAAIPEEGVNMDAQFGFVDGGEPQVVGLAQEQDQMIAEGATAQPVVDGIGTDNPVSLGAPPGFLAPPDDQIISVPPKRQGAGIQQPRNQALVWGDQSPVVAPTRLPPEEPQQVAMLAPGNPMAEREPIRPRAVMPQSEVSCRAELRRLGVQFRDIPRISDGPSCGIEHPVLLSGFSGNIALKPATKLNCQTTLALAKWVKFELAPSSRYRYLSGVKTIESMGGYSCRRMNNSRQKRNPMSEHARGNAIDLGKFVLKNGKKIDVRKKNIFAFRERGLLNTVRDDSCKYFHTVLGPGSNKEHWNHFHFDLRSRKSGSKYCD, from the coding sequence ATGGCGTACGCTTCCCTTTCTCGGCAGGTTCTTGCCTCGCTGATGATCACGACGATGCTGGTAAGCTGCTCGGCCGAGGGGCTCATGCCGCCGGCGAGTATCGATGGCGAGACGCGGGTGAGCTCGATCGGCCCGATGTCGGAACCAACGAGTGCCCGGCAGCCCTACCAGGCGCCGGTCGCGCCGGTGTCGCAGGTGAGCGGCGGATACGGCGAGCCTTACGCAGCCGATGCCAGGGCGCAGTCCTATCCCATCCAGCAGGCGCCCGCGGCGCAGTATTCATCACTGCCGATGATCGACAGCGACGAAGCGCTCGGGCTGCAGTCGGCAGGCAGCCCCGCCGCAATTCCCGAGGAAGGCGTCAACATGGACGCCCAGTTCGGTTTCGTCGATGGTGGTGAGCCGCAGGTGGTGGGTCTTGCACAGGAGCAGGACCAGATGATTGCAGAAGGTGCCACCGCGCAGCCGGTAGTCGACGGGATAGGAACCGACAATCCCGTAAGCCTCGGTGCACCTCCAGGCTTCCTGGCGCCTCCGGATGATCAGATCATCTCCGTCCCGCCGAAGCGGCAGGGCGCCGGCATCCAGCAGCCGCGGAATCAGGCGCTCGTCTGGGGTGATCAATCGCCTGTCGTCGCTCCGACCCGGCTGCCGCCCGAAGAGCCGCAGCAGGTCGCCATGCTTGCGCCCGGCAATCCGATGGCAGAGCGGGAGCCGATCCGACCGCGGGCGGTTATGCCGCAATCGGAGGTCAGTTGCCGCGCCGAGCTGCGCCGCCTCGGGGTGCAGTTCCGTGACATCCCCCGCATCAGTGACGGCCCGAGCTGCGGCATTGAGCATCCCGTGCTGCTCAGCGGGTTTTCGGGCAATATCGCCCTGAAGCCGGCGACGAAGCTCAACTGCCAGACGACGCTGGCGCTCGCCAAATGGGTGAAGTTCGAGCTGGCACCCTCGTCGCGCTATCGCTACCTTTCCGGCGTGAAGACGATTGAATCCATGGGCGGCTACTCCTGCCGGCGCATGAACAACAGCCGCCAGAAGCGCAACCCGATGTCGGAGCACGCGCGCGGCAATGCGATCGATCTCGGCAAGTTCGTTCTGAAGAACGGCAAGAAGATCGACGTGCGCAAGAAGAACATCTTCGCCTTCCGCGAGCGGGGATTGCTCAACACGGTCCGCGACGACAGCTGCAAGTACTTCCATACGGTGCTGGGGCCTGGCAGCAACAAGGAGCACTGGAACCACTTCCACTTCGATCTCCGGTCCCGCAAGTCCGGATCGAAGTACTGCGACTGA
- a CDS encoding MmcQ/YjbR family DNA-binding protein, with amino-acid sequence MANGETLRRIALSLDGTTERPHFDRIAFRVARNYATLAPDGLSANFRFLPDEQAFKCMLLPAVFSPVPNAWGRQGWTQGLLEPMTEEDLEDALETAWRHANPKRRHR; translated from the coding sequence ATGGCGAACGGGGAGACACTGCGGCGGATCGCTCTCTCCCTCGATGGCACGACTGAGAGGCCGCATTTCGACCGCATCGCGTTCCGGGTTGCTCGAAACTACGCGACACTCGCCCCAGACGGATTATCCGCGAATTTCAGGTTCCTGCCCGACGAACAGGCATTCAAGTGCATGTTGCTGCCAGCCGTGTTTTCTCCGGTACCGAATGCCTGGGGAAGACAGGGGTGGACGCAAGGCCTGCTGGAGCCGATGACGGAGGAGGACCTGGAGGATGCGCTGGAGACGGCCTGGCGCCATGCGAACCCGAAGCGACGGCACAGATGA
- a CDS encoding sulfite exporter TauE/SafE family protein: MHPVAELLPFAVALAAAGALAGLLAGMFGIGGGAILVPIFFHVFGLLGVPEEVRMQLALGTSLAIIVPTSVRSFMSHRKRGAVDTELLKGWVIAVPLGTLIAAYVAAKASSVELRVIFALIALALALRMIFNRATWQLGSDLPGNPARFLVGTGIGILSGLMGIGGGVLNNTFMTLYGRPIHQAVATSAGIGVLISIPGLVGYVWGGWGLDGLPPFSTGYINWIAVALLIPITLSLAPLGAQLAHAMSKRQLEIGFGVFLILVSLQFFATIVA; the protein is encoded by the coding sequence ATGCACCCTGTTGCCGAACTTCTCCCCTTCGCCGTCGCGCTGGCCGCTGCGGGCGCTTTGGCGGGCTTGCTTGCGGGCATGTTCGGGATCGGTGGCGGTGCGATCCTGGTGCCGATCTTCTTCCACGTCTTCGGGCTGCTGGGCGTTCCGGAAGAGGTCCGGATGCAGCTTGCTCTGGGGACATCGCTTGCGATCATTGTCCCCACCTCCGTGCGCTCCTTCATGTCCCATCGCAAACGCGGGGCGGTCGACACCGAACTGCTGAAGGGCTGGGTCATCGCTGTCCCGCTCGGCACGCTCATCGCAGCCTATGTCGCGGCCAAGGCCTCCAGCGTGGAATTGCGCGTGATCTTCGCGCTGATCGCCCTGGCGCTCGCACTCCGGATGATCTTCAACCGGGCAACCTGGCAGCTTGGCAGCGATCTGCCGGGAAATCCGGCTCGTTTCCTCGTGGGTACGGGAATCGGCATTCTTTCGGGGTTGATGGGTATCGGCGGCGGCGTCCTCAATAACACCTTCATGACGCTCTACGGACGGCCGATCCACCAGGCGGTGGCCACGTCGGCCGGTATCGGTGTGCTCATTTCGATCCCCGGCCTCGTCGGCTATGTCTGGGGCGGCTGGGGGCTCGATGGCCTGCCGCCATTCTCGACGGGCTACATCAACTGGATCGCCGTCGCCCTGCTGATTCCGATCACCCTGTCGCTTGCGCCGCTCGGGGCGCAACTGGCGCATGCCATGTCGAAGCGACAGCTCGAGATCGGCTTCGGAGTTTTCCTGATCCTAGTGTCGCTGCAGTTCTTCGCAACGATCGTTGCTTGA